The following is a genomic window from Pseudomonadota bacterium.
GCATCAATGGTGAGATGTCTCCCATCGATGAATCCATGAGTCATGCACTGGTTAATAATTGCATCGAAGATATGCTGGAAGAGATCGTTCTCGGCAAAGCGTTCATGCCTGTTCTTGGAGAAGGTGGAGTGATCGGGTACCTTATCCTGGAGACTCAAACCCACAAACCAGCGATAGCCGATATGCATATTTACTTCTTCGCAGAGCCTTCTTTCTGAGCGTATCCCATAGAGGTATCCGATAAGGAGCATTCTGAGCAATAGTTCAGGATCGATCGAGGGTCTGCCGGTATGGCTGTAGAGATGCTTTACCTTGTTGCGGATGAAGGAAAAATCAACATGCTTGTGTATCAATCTTAGAAGATGGTCTTCGGGAATCAGATCATCTATCTTCACGTAATAGAATGCCGGCTCCTGTCTGTTTTTTTCTCCTAACAATATGGCCTCCGGTGGAATGGTTTATATACCGTATTTTACCATATAGATGAGCAACAGACCAGGGATTTATGAGGGTTTAGGGAGAGTTTTTCAACAGGCTGTAAAGATTTGACCCCCAATCCCTACCTTTAAAAATTAAAAACCCCCATGTTCAACCATGAGGGTTAATTTTGTAAAATTAATTCTTAATTACTATGAACTATAGTGTGATGAGTGGGAACTGTGTGAACTGTGTGACTCATGGGAACTGTGTGACCAATGCGTAGCTAATTGAACATTGTTGTCACTTTGATTAAGAACATCATTTGCATGTTGTAGAAATAAAGGGGTCGAACTCTGAATTGTGGATATTGTATTGGTTTGCTTTGCAACTACAGGTTTTACAAAAGGAACCAAGGAGAAAAGGAAGAGCGAAACAGATACGAGAACCGTAAGAAATCTTCTCATAATACATTCCCTCCTTTTATTCACAATTATAACAAGCAGAATTTTTTTGTCAAGGTATTTTAATTTTTCTTTATGATTTCAATATGTTGACTATGTAGTTCAAGCGATGAAGCGAAAAATCCACCACAATTTTCCAGATAATCACATTTTCCGCATTCTTCAAGATATATGTTTTTCCAAGAGGAGATTGATTTTCTTGTATATCTCCAAAGATTTTTTGGCAATACACACAGTTGAGCATTATATATAGATACATTCATACCTCGTTTCCAGAGATACGTAACAGCTTTTTCGAGTTGTTCATTGTAATCATAGGGGTCTATCCATAGTATGTCTATATTTTTTTTCGCCACTTCCATTGTTTCCATTTGCATAAAAGCTATATGAAATACAAATGGAAAATTATGATAAATAAATTCTGCTAACTGGGGGAGTCTCTTATAATTCAATTTATGGATAACAATTCTTATACCGATTTTTTGTTTGAAGCGAGCAAGGTTATATAAACCTTGTATTGTTTTATAAAATCCATTTGCCCCAATGATATTGTTATGTTCTGTATCGGTGTCAGCATAAAGTGGAATATCGATAGTGAGGTCTGGATGTTGAACCATCACAATTTTTTTAACATAATCAAAATTTTCCAGTTTAATACCGTTTGTTAGCATGATTAATTTAGTTTTTGGTAGTCTTTGTTTGCAGGCTGTTATTATATCTATCAATTTATCCCCTATTAGTGTAGGTTCACCACCAGTAATCCCCAATAACTGTGTATTATTATCAATCAAGGAAATAATTTTAAAAATAAATGGGCTTTTATCATCCTCTTTTGTAACTAAAGACTGTGGACACATAATACAAGAACAATTGCAACGTTCTGTAACAAGAAGAACGTTACCAACAGAATTTTTTTTATATAAAACATTGATATTTCCATTTGGTTCTATCGAAACCACATCCCCAGTATTAAGATATTTAATATCTTCAAGGTTACATAATATAGTTGTTCCTTTAGGGTCACGATTCCGTTTGGTGACAAGAATTGCTGCATAACCAGATTCTAACTTTTCACCATTTGCCACAAAAATAAAATCTTGCCTTAAGGAATGTTTAATCGGTTTATAAGTTATTTTACCTATTATATGATTGTTTATATCTAATAACGGTATACCAGTTATTTTTTTCATGATGAGGTAATACAAACATTATTTTCTATTGGTCTTCTTATAATCCAAGACCAAAATACGTCTTCAATCTTTCCGTTACCTTGTTTTACTAAATCCAGAAGATAGTGCATAATTTTCTTATTTCTTTTACATATTTCACTTGTAGGTCGATGTCCCACGATGTCGCCCTGTTCTGAATAATTGCGAACAGGGTCTGCTCCACAAAAACTCTGATATGCACAACTTGAGCACTCTGGTAAACACTCCAAACAAGCAGACCTTATAAGAGAACGGATAAATTCACTATTAAAGAGTTCCAAATAAGAATTTTTATTTACATTACCCATTAGAAATTTATTGTCTCCCATTGCAGCAAGCATACGTGCTTCATCCGATACATATACGTTACCATTGTAATCATAAATTACTCCACTTATGGCTATACCAGCAGGGGATTGCAAATCAACAAAGCCCGTAGAAAACGGTGTCAACATTCTCGTTAGTAATAAGGATGCAAAAGATTCCACAAAATAAGTGCCTTTAAGGTTTATATCAATAATGTAGTCTAATGCCTCTATATAATTTTCAACAAACTCTTCCATTGTATAGCCCAACATACGTCTATCACGTTTTGCAAAACCATAAGGATTTAATGAACGCAAAAACATTCCATTGAACCCCTGACTTATATATTCATCCACTATCTCCTTAAACCTTTCAAGGCTAAACCTTGAAGCTGTCATTAATGCTGAAACACTATCATGCCCGAGATATTCACGGCATAAGCTAATTTTCTCAATAAGAATATCATAACTATTATCTGTAGCCTGAAGGGGTCTATTTTTATTATGCAAATCTCTTGGACCATCTAAAGAAGTAGAAATATAGACATGATGTTTTTTGAGATACTTGAGCATATCCTTTGTCATAAGACTTAAATTGGTGCATATTACAAATTCTAAATCCTTTTTTTTGAAAAGGTTACGCCACTCTGAATATTCAATAATTTGTTTCACAATCTTAAAATTGAGCAGGGGTTCGCCACCTTGAAATTCTATCTTTATCATTGGTGAAGGGGATTGAAAAATCGTATCAACAACTTTTTTTGCTGTAGATTTATCCATATCAAACTGATGCGCCTCTACGTCTTTACGAGAAACCTGACAATATCTACAATTTGAATTGCAACGCAAAGTAGGTACGACCATGTGAAGTGCTGTAAATTTGTTTAAAAAACTTTTTTTAGTTCGATATTTGGTTGCAAGC
Proteins encoded in this region:
- the hxsC gene encoding His-Xaa-Ser system radical SAM maturase HxsC, which produces MKKITGIPLLDINNHIIGKITYKPIKHSLRQDFIFVANGEKLESGYAAILVTKRNRDPKGTTILCNLEDIKYLNTGDVVSIEPNGNINVLYKKNSVGNVLLVTERCNCSCIMCPQSLVTKEDDKSPFIFKIISLIDNNTQLLGITGGEPTLIGDKLIDIITACKQRLPKTKLIMLTNGIKLENFDYVKKIVMVQHPDLTIDIPLYADTDTEHNNIIGANGFYKTIQGLYNLARFKQKIGIRIVIHKLNYKRLPQLAEFIYHNFPFVFHIAFMQMETMEVAKKNIDILWIDPYDYNEQLEKAVTYLWKRGMNVSIYNAQLCVLPKNLWRYTRKSISSWKNIYLEECGKCDYLENCGGFFASSLELHSQHIEIIKKN
- the hxsB gene encoding His-Xaa-Ser system radical SAM maturase HxsB: MSYKLLPLRFERFNNDEIFITNEVGEFTFISKDKFEQLIKCTLNPQDETFLNLKAKQILTDTDINPVIEMLATKYRTKKSFLNKFTALHMVVPTLRCNSNCRYCQVSRKDVEAHQFDMDKSTAKKVVDTIFQSPSPMIKIEFQGGEPLLNFKIVKQIIEYSEWRNLFKKKDLEFVICTNLSLMTKDMLKYLKKHHVYISTSLDGPRDLHNKNRPLQATDNSYDILIEKISLCREYLGHDSVSALMTASRFSLERFKEIVDEYISQGFNGMFLRSLNPYGFAKRDRRMLGYTMEEFVENYIEALDYIIDINLKGTYFVESFASLLLTRMLTPFSTGFVDLQSPAGIAISGVIYDYNGNVYVSDEARMLAAMGDNKFLMGNVNKNSYLELFNSEFIRSLIRSACLECLPECSSCAYQSFCGADPVRNYSEQGDIVGHRPTSEICKRNKKIMHYLLDLVKQGNGKIEDVFWSWIIRRPIENNVCITSS